Proteins encoded within one genomic window of Hevea brasiliensis isolate MT/VB/25A 57/8 chromosome 8, ASM3005281v1, whole genome shotgun sequence:
- the LOC110660912 gene encoding disease resistance protein RPV1-like: protein MASSSSSLITFQSKKYDVFISFRGADIRDGFLSHLQEALRQNEVNTFVDEKLDRGEEISSSLLEIIEQSYFSLVIFSENYAYSPWCLEELVKILECMKDMEQMVLPVFYCIDPTHVQELTGSFGAALAKHREVFNNSLDKVESWCQALREIAGIAGLVSHNIKPDSELIKEIVKHISEKLNDVFPSDSFDEGLVGIDSRVKDAQSLLCLESTRVLGIWGMGGIGKTTIAEKLFDRISDQFNRRCFAANVREKFEKHGPDAVRKEILFQVLGRETCNLGLSTRRRLSRDKVLIALDDVSDSDQIERSIGKPAIYGPGSKFIITSRDKQLLRNMEAQLYEVEKLNDCESSCLFRFHAFKQDIAGKEYMVLSDKAVEYAQGIPLAIKVLGSILYGRSVREWADELEKFQSTSDEKIQRILRLSYDALSAKDKEIFLDIVCFFKGEDVGLVENLLDIPGSIIGISRLADMSLISITKNKLHIHDLLQQMGKDIICEEKRLGQRSRLWHPKDIYYLLTRAEGTGANKGISLDMSKIREVELSPTVFERMYNLKFLKFYCSIPHQNRVSLSEGLIFLPEELRLLHWYQYPLKSLLLSSCAENLVDLRLTNSKIKELWNGVQHLGNLKYVDLSDCKDLIRLPDLSKCPNLEVLDLTLCMSLVEIPSPLKHLSKLTTLNLMFCASLCNLPSLLHLESLEVLLMNNCSKIIQFPEVPCNVRRLDLSNTAVQQVPSSICCLSHLSKFDLNCLMGLQSLPDSICNLKSLRNIVIYDCANLQDLPENLGNLESLEDLFLSGSAIKELPDSICNLKNLVELSVETCANLLGLPANLGNLESLERLIADGTGIKELPESICNLKNLTKLSVNECVYLQSLPENFGNLESLDEFGARSTGIKELPDSFGNLKELRIIYIGHCMVLHGLPESFGNLESLELVMAPGTGIKRLPSSINRLRNLRTLNFRRCEGLIIPALAGIPLLEEVNLELCGLLEFPNTLCHIVSLKHLYIGGNNFEKIPDTIKQLSRLVELDLSDCKRLKYLPELPSLLKLCATNCTCLESASSLFQLQTIKILEFDNCINLDGDERNKIVDHLLQTPWRKGVEFCFPGSQVPQWIKYQNDCGSSFFLSFTQLKQVKSTYFTFFVVFDPKVCHPCHVKRIGCTVHSINESGHSQYQFDYYWGKLYCVNGNLRAKDKIILHSEHIFFWRSSLNFTENSMVFQFFVEYINKGRSYNGIVKCGIHVEEEEEPPYKRLKHEEDQTPHVAFKVLGSGYDFPLGINTITH from the exons atggcttcttcttcttcttccttgatcaCTTTTCAATCGAAGAAGTACGATGTGTTCATTAGTTTTAGAGGTGCCGATATCCGCGATGGCTTTCTCAGCCATTTGCAGGAAGCTTTGCGCCAAAACGAAGTCAATACCTTTGTGGATGAAAAACTTGATAGAGGAGAAGAGATCTCATCCTCCCTCTTGGAAATAATTGAACAATCATACTTTTCGTTGGTCATTTTCTCGGAAAATTATGCTTATTCTCCCTGGTGTTTGGAAGAACTTGTGAAGATACTTGAGTGCATGAAAGACATGGAACAAATGGTTTTACCAGTTTTCTACTGTATAGATCCAACCCATGTTCAAGAACTTACAGGTAGCTTTGGAGCTGCACTTGCTAAGCATAGAGAAGTTTTCAACAACTCTTTAGACAAGGTGGAGAGCTGGTGCCAAGCTTTGAGAGAAATTGCTGGGATAGCAGGGTTGGTTTCCCATAACATTAA GCCTGACTCCGAGCTAATTAAGGAAATTGTCAAACACATTTCAGAAAAATTAAATGATGTGTTTCCGAGTGATTCTTTTGATGAAGGGTTAGTTGGAATTGATTCCCGTGTCAAGGATGCTCAATCCTTATTATGCCTTGAGTCTACGCGTGTTTTAGGAATTTGGGGGATGGGTGGTATAGGAAAAACTACCATTGCTGaaaaattatttgatcgaatttctGATCAATTCAATAGGCGATGCTTTGCTGCAAATGTCAGGGAAAAGTTTGAAAAGCACGGACCAGATGCTGTACGAAAGGAAATCCTTTTTCAAGTATTAGGAAGGGAAACTTGTAATTTAGGTCTGTCCACCAGGAGACGGTTGTCACGAGATAAAGTTCTCATTGCTCTTGATGATGTGAGTGATTCAGATCAAATAGAACGTTCCATAGGAAAACCTGCTATCTATGGTCCAGGTAGCAAATTCATTATAACAAGCAGAGATAAGCAACTGCTTAGGAACATGGAGGCTCAATTATATGAAGTTGAGAAATTGAATGACTGTGAATCTTCTTGTCTTTTTCGCTTCCATGCCTTCAAACAAGATATTGCAGGAAAAGAATATATGGTGCTGTCAGATAAGGCCGTTGAATATGCTCAAGGCATTCCTTTAGCCATTAAAGTTTTGGGTTCCATTTTATATGGTAGAAGTGTGAGAGAATGGGCAGATGAATTAGAAAAATTCCAAAGTACATCTGATGAAAAAATTCAGAGAATATTGAGACTAAGCTATGATGCTCTTTCTGCAAAGGACAAGGAAATTTTTCTTGACATTGTGTGCTTCTTCAAAGGGGAAGATGTCGGTCTTGTTGAAAATTTACTGGATATCCCTGGCTCAATAATTGGAATTAGTCGTCTAGCTGATATGTCTCTTATTTCTATTACGAAAAACAAGTTACATATTCATGATCTGCTACAACAAATGGGCAAGGATATTATTTGCGAGGAAAAGCGGCTTGGACAACGTAGCAGACTGTGGCATCCTAAGGATATATATTACCTGTTGACAAGAGCTGAG GGGACTGGAGCAAATAAAGGGATATCGCTAGACATGTCCAAAATTAGAGAGGTGGAACTAAGTCCTACAGTCTTTGAGAGAATGTATAATCTCAAATTTCTCAAGTTCTACTGTTCAATACCTCATCAAAACAGAGTAAGCCTCTCAGAAGGACTCATATTTCTTCCAGAGGAGCTAAGGTTACTGCACTGGTATCAATACCCTTTGAAATCTTTGCTATTGAGTTCATGTGCCGAGAATCTGGTTGATCTTCGCTTGACTAATAGCAAAATTAAGGAACTCTGGAATGGAGTTCAG CATCTTGGAAATTTGAAATATGTTGACCTCAGCGACTGTAAGGATCTAATCAGACTTCCAGACTTGTCCAAATGCCCAAATCTTGAAGTTCTAGATTTGACGTTATGTATGAGTTTGGTTGAGATTCCCTCACCTCTAAAACATTTGAGCAAGCTTACTACACTGAATCTAATGTTTTGTGCAAGTCTTTGCAATTTACcgagcttgcttcatttggaaagTCTTGAGGTTCTTCTTATGAACAACTGCTCAAAAATCATACAGTTTCCAGAGGTTCCATGTAATGTAAGACGTTTAGATTTAAGTAATACTGCAGTACAACAAGTGCCCTCATCAATTTGTTGTCTCTCTCATCTTTCTAAGTTCGATTTGAATTGTTTGATGGGGCTTCAAAGTCTGCCAGACAGCATATGCAATCTCAAATCTCTCAGAAATATTGTTATCTATGATTGTGCGAATCTACAGGACCTTCCGGAGAACTTGGGGAATCTAGAATCTCTAGAGGATCTTTTTCTAAGTGGCTCTGCTATAAAAGAATTACCAGACAGCATTTGCAATCTGAAAAACCTTGTGGAATTATCAGTTGAAACATGTGCGAATCTCCTTGGTCTTCCAGCAAACCTGGGGAATTTAGAGTCTCTAGAAAGACTTATTGCAGATGGTACTGGTATAAAAGAATTACCAGAGAGCATTTGCAATCTGAAAAATCTTACAAAATTATCGGTTAATGAATGTGTATATCTGCAGAGTCTGCCAGAGAACTTTGGTAATTTAGAATCTCTAGACGAGTTTGGTGCCCGTAGTACTGGTATAAAAGAATTACCAGACAGCTTTGGCAATCTGAAAGAACTTAGAATTATTTACATTGGTCACTGCATGGTTCTGCATGGACTGCCAGAGAGCTTTGGGAATTTAGAATCTTTGGAGCTTGTTATGGCACCTGGCACTGGGATAAAAAGATTACCATCTTCTATCAATCGGTTAAGAAATTTGAGAACATTAAATTTTAGGAGATGTGAAGGTTTGATAATCCCTGCTTTGGCAGGGATTCCCCTTCTAGAGGAGGTTAATCTAGAGTTGTGTGGCCTATTAGAATTTCCCAACACTCTTTGCCATATAGTGTCATTGAAACATTTGTACATAGGTGGAAATAATTTCGAGAAAATACCTGATACCATCAAACAACTTTCAAGACTAGTTGAACTTGATTTAAGTGACTGCAAGAGACTAAAATATTTACCGGAGCTTCCATCTCTCCTCAAATTATGTGCAACGAATTGCACTTGTCTTGAGTCAGCATCCAGTTTATTCCAACTCCAgactattaaaattttagaatttgacAACTGCATCAATTTGGATGGTGATGAACGTAATAAAATTGTGGACCATTTACTGCAAACTCCTTGGCGAAAGGGAGTG GAGTTTTGTTTTCCTGGAAGTCAAGTGCCACAATGGATCAAGTATCAGAATGACTGTGGATCTTCTTTCTTTCTGTCATTTACACAACTGAAGCAGGTGAAATCTACCTATTTCACATTTTTTGTTGTTTTTGACCCCAAAGTTTGTCATCCTTGTCATGTCAAAAGAATTGGATGTACAGTCCATTCCATAAATGAGTCTGGACATAGCCAATATCAATTTGACTACTATTGGGGTAAATTGTACTGTGTTAATGGTAATCTCCGTGCGAAGGATAAAATCATTCTTCATTCAGAGCACATCTTCTTTTGGCGTTCTTCTCTTAATTTCACAGAGAATAGCATGGTCTTTCAATTTTTTGTTGAGTATATCAATAAAGGACGCAGTTACAATGGGATTGTTAAGTGTGGTATCCATgtagaggaggaggaggagcctCCCTATAAAAGACTGAAACATGAAGAAGATCAAACACCTCATGTTGCTTTTAAGGTGCTCGGCAGTGGATATGATTTCCCTCTTGGTATAAATACCATCACTCACTAA